Proteins found in one Megalobrama amblycephala isolate DHTTF-2021 linkage group LG5, ASM1881202v1, whole genome shotgun sequence genomic segment:
- the rab32b gene encoding ras-related protein Rab-32: MSGDSELRFTEHLFKILVIGDHKVGKTSFVRRYVRNQFYEELKTTIGVDFSMKVMDWDSHTRVRLQLWDIAGQERVRGLNRVYFKGSSGAFVVYDVTNGSTLDGALNWKHELDCQVMLKNGRPIPAVLLANKCDETKVCQRNASLLEKICQEKGFIGWFQTSAKENINLDEAAKFLVKHILQTNEESVKEEEQHMQIHLKQQTKINSACC, translated from the exons atgtCAGGAGACTCAGAATTAAGATtcactgaacatttatttaaaattttagtgATTGGAGACCATAAAGTTGGGAAAACCAGCTTTGTTAGACGATATGTGAGAAATCAGTTCTACGAGGAGTTGAAAACGACTATAGGTGTGGATTTTTCTATGAAGGTGATGGATTGGGACAGTCACACACGGGTGAGATTGCAGCTTTGGGATATAGCAG GTCAAGAGCGTGTGAGGGGACTGAACCGAGTGTACTTCAAGGGATCCAGCGGTGCATTTGTTGTGTATGACGTGACAAACGGGTCAACATTGGATGGAGCTCTGAACTGGAAACATGAACTTGATTGCCAAGTAATGCTGAAAAATGGCCGTCCAATTCCTGCTGTTCTACTGGCCAACAAATGTGATGAGACTAAAGTGTGCCAGAGGAATGCCTCTCTTCTGGAGAAAATCTGCCAGGAGAAGGGTTTTATTGGATGGTTTCAGACATCAGCGAAG GAGAATATCAATTTGGATGAAGCTGCTAAATTTCTTGTGAAGCACATTCTCCAGACCAATGAGGAGTCAGTGAAAGAAGAAGAGCAGCACATGCAGATACACTTGAAACAGCAGACAAAGATCAATTCTGCCTGCTGCTGA